The Streptomyces tendae DNA segment CCCGCCAAGCGCACCGCCACCAAGACCGTCGCGGCCAAGACGGCGACCCCGCGGAAGACCACCGCCGCCGCACCGGCGGCTCCCGCCGCCGACCCCGCCGCCGAGGAAGAGACGCCCGCCAAGAAGGCGGCCGCCAAGAAGAGCACCGCCAAGAAGGCGACGGCCAAGAAGACCACGGCGAAGAAGACCGCCGCCAAGAAGACCACGGGCAAGAAGGACGACGCCGAGCTGGTCGACGAGGAGGTCATCGAGGAGACCAAGGCCGCGGACGAGCCCGAGGGCACCGAGAACGCCGGTTTCGTGCTCTCCGACGAGGACGAGGACGACGCTCCGGCGCAGCAGGTCGCCGCCGCCGGTGCCACCGCCGACCCGGTCAAGGACTACCTCAAGCAGATCGGCAAGGTCCCCCTGCTCAACGCCGAGCAGGAGGTGGAGCTGGCCAAGCGCATCGAGGCGGGCCTCTTCGCCGAGGACAAGCTGGCGAACTCCGACAAGCTGGCGCCGAAGCTCAAGCGCGAGCTGGAGATCATCGCGGAGGACGGCCGCCGGGCCAAGAACCACCTGCTGGAGGCCAACCTCCGACTGGTCGTCTCCCTGGCCAAGCGCTACACCGGCCGCGGCATGCTCTTCCTGGACCTCATCCAGGAGGGCAACCTCGGTCTGATCCGCGCGGTGGAGAAGTTCGACTACACCAAGGGCTACAAGTTCTCCACGTACGCCACCTGGTGGATCCGTCAGGCGATCACCCGCGCCATGGCCGACCAGGCCCGCACCATCCGTATCCCGGTGCACATGGTCGAGGTCATCAACAAGCTCGCGCGCGTGCAGCGCCAGATGCTCCAGGACCTGGGTCGCGAGCCCACCCCGGAGGAGCTGGCCAAGGAGCTCGACATGACCCCTGAGAAGGTCATCGAGGTCCAGAAGTACGGCCGCGAGCCCATCTCCCTGCACACCCCGCTGGGTGAGGACGGCGACAGCGAGTTCGGTGACCTCATCGAGGACTCCGAGGCCGTCGTCCCGGCCGACGCCGTCAGCTTCACGCTGCTGCAGGAGCAGCTGCACTCCGTGCTCGACACCCTGTCGGAGCGCGAGGCGGGCGTCGTCTCGATGCGGTTCGGTCTCACCGACGGTCAGCCGAAGACCCTCGACGAGATCGGCAAGGTGTACGGCGTCACGCGTGAGCGCATCCGCCAGATCGAGTCCAAGACCATGTCGAAGCTGCGGCACCCGTCGCGTTCGCAGGTGCTGCGCGACTACCTCGACTAGACCGGTCGATCTCGCACGACGGCCCGTCGTGCACCGCCGTCCGTGAAGGCCCGGCCCCCGTCCCGGGGGCCGGGCCTTCACGCTGTCGCGCGGGTGCGTGCGCCGGCCGATTCCCTCACTGTGGGTGGCTAAGGATCACCCCAGTGTGAGGAGCGCGCATGCGACGTCGACTTGCCAGGGCCCTGGCCCTGCCGCTGACCCTCGTGGCCGCGGGGGCCGCCATACCACAGGCCACGGCCGCTCCGGTGGCCGCCGACAGCATCGTCGTCGGCGGCTTCCCCGTCGATGTGTCACAGAGCCCGTACACCGTGGCCCTCTCCAGCCGTGACCGGTTCGGAGGTACGAGGGCGGGACAGTTCTGCGGGGGTGTGGCGGTCGGGCGGACCACCGTGCTCACCGCCGCCCACTGCATGGACAAGGAGGTGCTCGGCACCGCCCCGGAGCGGCTGCGGGACCTCAGGGTGATCGCGGGACGCACCGAGCTCCTCTCGGACCGGGGCCAGGAGGTCGCCGTACGCGCGATCTGGGTGAACCCGACGTACGACGGCGTCACCAACTCCGGGGACTTCGCCGTGCTGAGTCTGGCCGACCCGCTTCCGGCCACCTCGGTCATAGGCATGGCCGGGGCGGGTGATCCGGCGTACCGCTCGGATACGGCCGCCACGGTCTACGGCTGGGGGGACACCACGGGCAGCGGCAGCTACGCCGGCAGCCTGCACGGCGCCCGGGTACGGGTGCAGCCCGACGCGCTGTGCGAGCAGGCGTACCCGGGGGGTTCCCACGGCACCTACCGCGCCGAGACGATGCTGTGCGCGGGTGAGGTGGCCGGAGGACGGGACGCCTGCCAGGGTGACAGCGGCGGGCCGCTGGTCGCGGAGGGGCGGCTGATAGGGCTGGTGTCCTGGGGGGCGGGATGCGGCTGGGCGGGCAGTCCGGGGGTCTACACGCGCATCTCCGACGTCCTGCGCACCCTGGGCTGGTCTGCGGCCTCCCCGTCCTGAGAGGGCGGCAGCGGGCGCCGTGAGGGCTCTGGCCGGACCTCACAGCGTCCGTCGGCCAGTCCGAGGGGGGTGAAGGCGTTTCCGGTGTGGGGAGCCCTGTAGGTACCCGGTACTTGCTCACGTGCGCTGGTCGCGTTCCGTGAGGCATGGCCACGATGAGCCACGCCGGTGTGCCCCGAAGCGGGAGCCCGGGCCCCGCGCGTCTCCGTAGGGCGTCACATGCCGCGGATACATCGAACGCGAACCACGCCCGCGCCCCCAGGGCGCTGCTCAGGCGCACAGCGCGCTGCGGCCCCTTCCCGCACGTCGGGACGGAGGCGTGGGCGCTCTGGTCGCGCCCCGGGTCTTCAGGACGCCCTACGACGCCAAGCCGCGTCCAAGACGCCGACCGCCACCCGCACCGCCCCGCACAGGGCCGGGAACGCAAGACGGGCGGCGTCCTCCACTGGGGAGGACGCCGCCCGCTCGCCGGCCTGTGCCGGTCTGGCTGCTCGTCGTGTGTGGACGCGAAGTCTCAGCGCTCCTCTTCGGGAGCTGCCTTCGGAGCGGTCAGCCGCTCCGACTCGTCCTGTATCTCAGCGGCGATCTTCTTGAGTTCCGGCTCGAACTTGCGACCGTGGTGGGCGCAGAAGAGCAGTTCTCCGCCGCTCAGCAGGACGACGCGCAGGTAAGCCTGGGCGCCGCAGCGGTCGCAGCGATCGGCGGCCGTCAGGGGGCTCGCGGGGGTCAGAACAGTAGTCACGTCGCCTCTTCTCTAGCTCGACGAGCTGTCGTACCAGGGTCAACATCCAACCAGCCCCAAAACGTTCCCGCTCGAGGCTTTTCCTCGAAAAAAGTTTCCGGGGCGGCCGGCTGCTGCCGGTTGGCGGCGAATGTGCCGTAGTGCGTGTCTCTGTGTCGTACGGATTCGCGTTCGTATCGGTGGTCGGCCCTCCCGGCTGGCTTGCCGGTTGTCATGAGGACGTGCCCGGAGCCTAAATGGTTCATGCCTCGAAGGGAACGTGATGTGTGCTTCACTCCTCCGAGGGATCGAACACCCATACGACTCTCGACTAGGGTGGGTCGGGGACGAGGGTGGCGTTACAACGGCTCTACCAGGGCTCGGTACCCTCTCACCGGTGAACCAAGCCGCGCCCTTACCCACCAGGGCCCCATCTGAAATTCAGCGAGGAGCGAACCGCGTGACCGCCGAGACGTCCGTGCCGTCCACAGCGCTGCTGGCAGGAGCAGACCGGGACGGTTCCAACTACACCGCGCGGCACCTGCTCGTCCTCGAGGGGCTCGAGGCCGTGCGGAAGCGCCCCGGTATGTACATCGGGTCCACCGACAGCCGTGGCCTGATGCACTGCCTCTGGGAGATCATCGACAACTCCGTCGACGAGGCTCTCGGCGGCTACTGCGACCACATCGACGTCGTGCTCCACGACGACGGCTCGGTCGAGGTCCGGGACAACGGCCGGGGCATCCCGGTCGACGTCGAACCGAAGACCGGCCTCTCGGGCGTCGAGGTCGTCATGACCAAGCTGCATGCCGGCGGCAAGTTCGGCGGCGGCTCCTACGCGGCCTCCGGCGGTCTGCACGGCGTCGGCGCGTCCGTGGTCAACGCGCTCTCCGCGCGGCTCGACGTGGAGGTGGACCGCGGGGGGCACACCCATGCGATCAGCTTCCGGCGCGGTGTCCCCGGCGCCTTCACCGGCCAGGGCCCGGACGCCAAGTTCGAGGCCAAGAGCGGGCTGCGCAAGGCCAAGAAGATCCCCAAGACCCGCAGCGGCACCCGGGTGCGTTACTGGGCCGACCGCCAGATCTTCCTCAAGGACGCCAAGCTCGCCCTGGACACCCTGCACCAGCGTGCCCGGCAGACCGCCTTCCTGGTGCCCGGCCTGACCATCGTGGTCCGGGACGAGTACGGGCTCGGCGAGGGCGGCAGCAAGGGTGAGGAATCCTTCCGCTTCGACGGCGGGATCAGTGAGTTCTGTGAGTTCCTGGCCTCGGACCGGCCGGTCTGCGACACCCTCCGCTTCACCGGACAGGGCTCCTTCAAGGAGACGGTCCCGGTCCTGGACGAGCACGGCCAGATGACGCCCACCGAGGTCACCCGCGAACTCGGCGTCGACGTCGCGATGCGCTGGGGGACCGGCTACGAGACGACCCTGCGCTCGTTCGTCAACATCATCGCCACCCCCAAGGGCGGCACCCACGTCGCGGGCTTCGAGCAGGCCGTCGCCAAGACGATGAACGAGGTGCTGCGGGCCAAGAAGATGCTGCGCGTGGCCGAGGACGACATCGTCAAGGACGACGCCCTCGAGGGCCTCACCGCGGTGGTCACCGTCCGTCTGGCCGAACCTCAGTTCGAGGGGCAGACCAAGGAGGTGCTCGGCACCTCGGCGGCCCGCCGCATCGTGAACAACGTGATCTCCAAGGAGCTCAAGGCGTTCCTGACCTCGACCAAGCGGGACGGCGCACAGCAGGCCCGTACGGTCATGGAGAAGGTCGTCGCCGCGGCCCGCACCCGCATCGCGGCCCGCCAGCACAAGGACGCACAGCGCCGCAAGACGGCCCTGGAGTCCTCCACGCTGCCCGCCAAGCTCGCCGACTGCCGCAGCGACGACGTCGACCGCAGCGAGCTGTTCATCGTCGAGGGTGACTCCGCGCTCGGCACCGCCAAGCTCGCCCGGAACTCCGAGTTCCAGGCGCTGCTGCCGATCCGCGGCAAGATCCTCAATGTACAGAAGTCGTCCGTCACGGACATGCTGAAGAACGCCGAGTGCGGGGCGATCATCCAGGTCATAGGAGCCGGGTCCGGCCGGACCTTCGACATCGACGCGGCGCGCTACGGCAAGATCATCATGATGACCGACGCCGATGTGGACGGCTCCCACATCCGCACCCTGCTC contains these protein-coding regions:
- a CDS encoding RNA polymerase sigma factor; the protein is MSASTSRTLPPEIAESVSVMALIERGKAEGQIAGDDVRRAFEADQIPATQWKNVLRSLNQILEEEGVTLMVSAAEPKRTRKSVAAKSPAKRTATKTVAAKTATPRKTTAAAPAAPAADPAAEEETPAKKAAAKKSTAKKATAKKTTAKKTAAKKTTGKKDDAELVDEEVIEETKAADEPEGTENAGFVLSDEDEDDAPAQQVAAAGATADPVKDYLKQIGKVPLLNAEQEVELAKRIEAGLFAEDKLANSDKLAPKLKRELEIIAEDGRRAKNHLLEANLRLVVSLAKRYTGRGMLFLDLIQEGNLGLIRAVEKFDYTKGYKFSTYATWWIRQAITRAMADQARTIRIPVHMVEVINKLARVQRQMLQDLGREPTPEELAKELDMTPEKVIEVQKYGREPISLHTPLGEDGDSEFGDLIEDSEAVVPADAVSFTLLQEQLHSVLDTLSEREAGVVSMRFGLTDGQPKTLDEIGKVYGVTRERIRQIESKTMSKLRHPSRSQVLRDYLD
- a CDS encoding S1 family peptidase, which translates into the protein MRRRLARALALPLTLVAAGAAIPQATAAPVAADSIVVGGFPVDVSQSPYTVALSSRDRFGGTRAGQFCGGVAVGRTTVLTAAHCMDKEVLGTAPERLRDLRVIAGRTELLSDRGQEVAVRAIWVNPTYDGVTNSGDFAVLSLADPLPATSVIGMAGAGDPAYRSDTAATVYGWGDTTGSGSYAGSLHGARVRVQPDALCEQAYPGGSHGTYRAETMLCAGEVAGGRDACQGDSGGPLVAEGRLIGLVSWGAGCGWAGSPGVYTRISDVLRTLGWSAASPS
- a CDS encoding DUF7455 domain-containing protein; amino-acid sequence: MTTVLTPASPLTAADRCDRCGAQAYLRVVLLSGGELLFCAHHGRKFEPELKKIAAEIQDESERLTAPKAAPEEER
- a CDS encoding DNA gyrase/topoisomerase IV subunit B, encoding MTAETSVPSTALLAGADRDGSNYTARHLLVLEGLEAVRKRPGMYIGSTDSRGLMHCLWEIIDNSVDEALGGYCDHIDVVLHDDGSVEVRDNGRGIPVDVEPKTGLSGVEVVMTKLHAGGKFGGGSYAASGGLHGVGASVVNALSARLDVEVDRGGHTHAISFRRGVPGAFTGQGPDAKFEAKSGLRKAKKIPKTRSGTRVRYWADRQIFLKDAKLALDTLHQRARQTAFLVPGLTIVVRDEYGLGEGGSKGEESFRFDGGISEFCEFLASDRPVCDTLRFTGQGSFKETVPVLDEHGQMTPTEVTRELGVDVAMRWGTGYETTLRSFVNIIATPKGGTHVAGFEQAVAKTMNEVLRAKKMLRVAEDDIVKDDALEGLTAVVTVRLAEPQFEGQTKEVLGTSAARRIVNNVISKELKAFLTSTKRDGAQQARTVMEKVVAAARTRIAARQHKDAQRRKTALESSTLPAKLADCRSDDVDRSELFIVEGDSALGTAKLARNSEFQALLPIRGKILNVQKSSVTDMLKNAECGAIIQVIGAGSGRTFDIDAARYGKIIMMTDADVDGSHIRTLLLTLFHRYMRPMVEAGRVFAAVPPLHRIEIVQPKKGQDKYVYTYSDRELRDKLMEFQSKGVRYKDSIQRYKGLGEMDADQLAETTMDPRHRTLRRINLTDLEAAEQVFDLLMGNDVAPRKEFISSSAATLDRSRIDA